A single genomic interval of Lathyrus oleraceus cultivar Zhongwan6 chromosome 7, CAAS_Psat_ZW6_1.0, whole genome shotgun sequence harbors:
- the LOC127103229 gene encoding F-box protein At1g11270, which translates to MCATDNISLGEDLEIEILWQLPAKSLMRFRCVKKSWNILISSHSFVTGRSKLQIQENSSLLVLHKRPYIKFLLCDRDNEKPMPIKSVFSNNVATIQFYGSCNGVFCLKGIYPYTTYHNELIMWNPTTNEVHFIPPAPSLGNRYIDESMYGFGAVNDDFKVVKLNISTNDGRTKMLYLLSAEVYDINTKSWTLIRNHPPVIMVTRQEPPRYNTLVDGVYHWITASHRYNAANILCYDFHNNQFQQLQAPYSRYLESFFCDDVAAIKDSLGYVVQHRFSTRILLEIWITEQNGWSKKYNIGPFSSTFTIFGPWNNGEEILMGEVGQVLMSYDHHGNALRQFQIDILENEYFWIYEFVPSISLLLK; encoded by the coding sequence atgtGTGCCACAGATAATATCAGTTTAGGAGAAGACTTGGAGATAGAGATACTGTGGCAACTACCTGCAAAATCATTGATGAGATTCAGATGTGTTAAAAAATCATGGAACATTCTCATCTCAAGCCACTCCTTTGTTACTGGAAGAAGCAAATTACAGATTCAAGAGAACAGTAGTCTTCTAGTTCTTCACAAAAGACCCTACATCAAGTTTCTCTTATGTGACAGAGACAATGAAAAACCAATGCCCATTAAATCAGTGTTTTCAAACAACGTAGCAACAATCCAATTCTATGGAAGTTGCAACGGTGTTTTCTGTCTCAAAGGTATTTATCCATACACTACTTATCATAATGAGTTGATCATGTGGAATCCAACCACTAATGAGGTTCACTTTATTCCTCCCGCTCCTTCGCTCGGGAACCGTTACATCGACGAATCTATGTACGGTTTTGGCGCTGTTAACGATGATTTCAAAGTTGTTAAACTCAATATCTCTACCAATGACGGGAGGACGAAGATGCTATATCTTTTATCAGCAGAAGTTTATGACATAAACACTAAATCTTGGACACTTATCAGGAACCATCCTCCTGTTATTATGGTTACTCGTCAAGAACCTCCGAGATACAACACTCTTGTTGATGGTGTTTATCATTGGATTACCGCGTCTCATCGATATAATGCTGCAAATATTCTCTGCTATGACTTTCACAATAACCAGTTTCAGCAACTTCAAGCTCCATATTCAAGATATCTCGAATCATTTTTCTGCGATGACGTTGCTGCCATAAAGGATTCTCTTGGATATGTGGTGCAACATAGATTTTCTACTAGGATTTTGTTGGAAATTTGGATTACGGAACAAAACGGGTGGTCCAAGAAGTATAACATTGGTCCATTTAGTTCAACGTTTACTATTTTTGGTCCTTGGAATAATGGTGAAGAAATTCTTATGGGAGAGGTTGGACAAGTGCTCATGTCCTATGATCATCATGGAAACGCTCTTCGCCAATTTCAAATTGATATTTTAGAGAATGAATATTTTTGGATTTATGAGTTTGTACCAAGTATATCTCTTTTGTTAAAGTAG